CTCTGGTATTGCCATCATCGTGACCGGAGCCACATGGCTGCTGCATGGTATCTTGCTTCAAGACCTGGCGCGCGATTTTCTCGGAGAGCGCCTGAAACGAGAAGCCGACCATGCGATTGAACAAGTCCAAAAGGATCATATTGCTACCCCCATCGTGCTGGATTCCGCCAGCCGTGGTTTTCAAGCCTTTCACCACTTGTACGTTCTACGCTTAGGAAGCGATATCTCCTCTTCAGACCCACGTTGGGTGAAGGCACTGGACTTTTTGTTGGATGACACCAGTGATGATCTCGTGGAAGTCAGGGATGGTGAGCAACATTTATTGGTATATCGGCGGTCTTTCTCTTTGGAGGAAGAGCGTGGGGTGCTTCTTGTTGGTGAAGATTTTTCTCAGGTAGAAGCGGGGCTGCATGAGCTTCACTGGTGGGTAGCGGCTATTGCGGCAGTTCTGTTACTGCTCCTGGTGCTGCTGAATATTCTGGCGGTCAATCGAGGCTTGATACCTCTCTCACGCCTACGGGATCAACTTGGAGAACTTCGAACTGGAGATCGAGAGCGTCTATCCTTGGATGTTCCCTCTGAGCTAGATAGCTTCGTCATTCAGCTCAACCGATTCATGGATGAGATCGATAGTCGTTTGCAACGATCTCGCGACTCGGTAGCAAACCTGTCTCACGCACTCAAGACGCCGCTCGCGGCGGTGACCCAGGTGCTGCGAGGGACGCGTCCTATTGATGATACTCGTCGCCAGAAGCTGGTGCAGCGTCTCGAGGAGATTCACGCCCAACTGGATGCAGAACTTAGGCGGTCAAGGATTGCGGGACCAAACGCGGGGCGTATGTCTGATCTCCATCGTGATTGCACAAGGTTGACCGAGATGTTTCGAGGTCTTTACCCAAACATTAATTTCACCATGAGCTTGCCGGGGGAATTTGAGAAACGTGTACCCATCGAATCTCAGGACTTTTCCGAAATGCTAGGGATTGTGCTTGACAATGCCGGCAAGTGGGCCAGTAGCAAAGTGGACAGTCGCATTGTGCTCGATGATGTCCTCAGGATTACCGTTGAGGATGACGGTCCTGGTGTTCCAGTAGATGACCTGCCTCGCCTTGGCCAGCGCGGCCGGCGGCTGGATGAAAGTCATCCTGGGTATGGCCTTGGCTTGTCTATTCTGTGGCAACTCATGACGCGCTATGCCGGGAAAGTGAGGTTTGAGCCCAGTGCACTGGGGGGCTTGTGCGTGAGGATGGAGGTGCCCATCAAGGAATCTACCGATTAATTGCGCATTTTCAGGCCTGTTTCAGGTTCGTCAGTCAAACTGGCTCGCGTCAAACATGGACGGGAGTCACACATGGCAAACTCGCGCGTCATCACGCACCCGATGTCACGTCGTCAGATCCTCAAAGGCGGTGCGGCGCTTGGCCTTGGGTCGGCAGCGGCCCTTAGCCTACGTCCTAGCTGGGCCAACCCCTGGGGTCAGACCAATGTCTATTCCAAGGGAGTCGAAGAGGGGCCGGAGGTGTCGCTGGCCATCCGCCGCGAATCGATCCTGATCGACGGCAAGGAGGCACGCCCGATCAGCATCAACGGCACCAGCCCCGGGCCGATGATCCGGCTCAAGGAAGGCCAGGACGCCGTGCTGCGGGTCACCAACCTGCTCGACGAGCCCACGTCCATCCACTGGCATGGCCTGATCCTGCCGCCTGGGATGGATGGCGTACCGGGAGTGAGCTTTCCCGGCATCGCGCCGGGCGAGACCTTCACCTACCGTTTCCCCGTTCGCCAGAACGGTACCTACTGGTATCACAGCCACTCCGGCCTGCAGGAGCAGCTCGGCCATGCTGGCCCGCTGATCATCGATGCCGCCGGACGCGAGCCCTTCCGCTACGACCGTGAGCATGTGCTGCTGCTCACCGACTGGACCTTCGAGGACCCCATGTCGGTGTTCCGTAACCTGAAGACCGCCGAGGGCTACTACAACTTCCAGGAGCGCACCATCGCCGACTTCTTCGCCGACGTGCGTGAGGAAGGCTTTGCTGCCACCGCCGAGATGCGTGGTATGTGGGCGAAGATGCGCATGAGCTCTCGCGACATCGCCGACGTCACCGGCAGCACCTACACCTACCTGCTCAATGGTCATTCCCCCGAAGAGAACTGGACGGCGTTGTTCCAGGCCGGTGAGCGGGTCCGCCTGCGGGTGATCAACGGCTCGGCGATGTCCTACTTCGATGTGCGTATTCCCGGATTGAAGATGACCGTGGTGGCAGCCGACGGTCAGCCGGTGCAGCCGGTACCGGTCGACGAGTTCCGGATAGGGGTGGCCGAGACCTACGACGTGCTGGTCGCCCCCGAGGACGACACGGCCTATACGATCTTCGCCGAGGCAATGGATCGCAGCGGTTACGCCCGCGCCACCCTTGCGCCGCGCGAGGGCATGGCCGCCGAGATCCCCGAGCGACGCAAGATTGCCGACCGCGGCATGGAGGCCATGGGGGCCCACGGCATGGAGGGCATGGACCACTCCGGGATGGGCGGCTCAGACATGCAGGGCATGGATCATTCCGGCATGAACGGCTCGGACATGCAGGGCCTGGATCACTCCAGCATGCAGGGCATGGACCATTCCAACATGCAGGGCATGTCGAATGAGCGCAGCAGGATCAATGCCAACGGCATGTTGGCGGCGGGGGCGGCCCAGCCGGGATCCCGCTACGACCAGGCCGGCATCGGCATCGACCCGGAGGCGCGACGCATGCTGGTCTACCGGGACCTCAAGGCCTTCACTCCCTGGCCGGACCGCCGTGAACCGGAGCGGGAACTGGAACTGCACCTCACCGGCAACATGGAACGCTACATGTGGTCCTTTGACGGCAAGAAGTTCAGCGAGGTGACCGGCCCCATCCGCTTCAACAAGGACGAGCGCCTGCGCCTGATCCTGGTCAACGACACCATGATGGAGCACCCCATCCACCTGCATGGCA
This portion of the Billgrantia sulfidoxydans genome encodes:
- a CDS encoding ATP-binding protein; this translates as MLGWLSGIAIIVTGATWLLHGILLQDLARDFLGERLKREADHAIEQVQKDHIATPIVLDSASRGFQAFHHLYVLRLGSDISSSDPRWVKALDFLLDDTSDDLVEVRDGEQHLLVYRRSFSLEEERGVLLVGEDFSQVEAGLHELHWWVAAIAAVLLLLLVLLNILAVNRGLIPLSRLRDQLGELRTGDRERLSLDVPSELDSFVIQLNRFMDEIDSRLQRSRDSVANLSHALKTPLAAVTQVLRGTRPIDDTRRQKLVQRLEEIHAQLDAELRRSRIAGPNAGRMSDLHRDCTRLTEMFRGLYPNINFTMSLPGEFEKRVPIESQDFSEMLGIVLDNAGKWASSKVDSRIVLDDVLRITVEDDGPGVPVDDLPRLGQRGRRLDESHPGYGLGLSILWQLMTRYAGKVRFEPSALGGLCVRMEVPIKESTD
- a CDS encoding copper resistance system multicopper oxidase, whose product is MANSRVITHPMSRRQILKGGAALGLGSAAALSLRPSWANPWGQTNVYSKGVEEGPEVSLAIRRESILIDGKEARPISINGTSPGPMIRLKEGQDAVLRVTNLLDEPTSIHWHGLILPPGMDGVPGVSFPGIAPGETFTYRFPVRQNGTYWYHSHSGLQEQLGHAGPLIIDAAGREPFRYDREHVLLLTDWTFEDPMSVFRNLKTAEGYYNFQERTIADFFADVREEGFAATAEMRGMWAKMRMSSRDIADVTGSTYTYLLNGHSPEENWTALFQAGERVRLRVINGSAMSYFDVRIPGLKMTVVAADGQPVQPVPVDEFRIGVAETYDVLVAPEDDTAYTIFAEAMDRSGYARATLAPREGMAAEIPERRKIADRGMEAMGAHGMEGMDHSGMGGSDMQGMDHSGMNGSDMQGLDHSSMQGMDHSNMQGMSNERSRINANGMLAAGAAQPGSRYDQAGIGIDPEARRMLVYRDLKAFTPWPDRREPERELELHLTGNMERYMWSFDGKKFSEVTGPIRFNKDERLRLILVNDTMMEHPIHLHGMWMELENGQGELIPRKHTLNVKPGERVSALITADAEGSWAFHCHLLYHMDAGMFRVVKVS